The DNA segment TCAATGTATTAGAAGAAATTACTAATCAAAGATGGCTGGATATTTCAGAGTTACAAAAGTCTGATAATAAAGCTTTAAACGAATTTGTATTAGAGGAAGTTACTACTAAAAAAATTACAGGACTACAAGCTATTGAGAAATTTTCTAAGCTTTTTGTCTTTGGCAATCCAGGTGCGGGAAAAACTACTTTTTTGCAATCAATCGCCACACTTTGTAACCAAGGTAAATTTCAGCCTCAACGTGTTCCTATTTTTATTAGCCTGAAAGATTTTGCCGAAAATATTGACTACGATGATAAAAACCCTTTATTAAGCTATTTAATTGAGGAATTAAGTATTTGTAAAATAGCTCAACAGGAAGTAGAAGAATTACTTCATAAAGGTAAAGTTTTAATTTTACTAGATGGATTGGATGAAGTTGCAGATAAATATACGGATAAAATCAATAAAACAATTAGTACTTTTTTGGATATTTTTTATAAAAATGTAGTAATTATCAGTTGTCGAATTGCATTTAGGCATCAAAAATTTAAAGGTTTTGCTGAAGTACAAATTTCTAAATTTACAAAATCACAAATATCAGATTTTGCTAATAAATGGTTTGCAGCTTTTGCTAAAAATAATACCCGGTTAAAGAAAACATTAGCCTCTAAATTTATTGATAAAATAACCCTTCCGGAAAATCGACTAATCCAAAATCTAGCATCCACACCTATTTTATTAAACCTCACCTGTTTAGTATTCCAATATCTCGGCGATTTCCCTACTAAGCGGTCTGAAATTTATCAGCAAGGTTTAGAGCTATTACTAGTACGTTGGGACGAAGCCAAAGGAATCAAAAGAGATGAAGTTTATGCTAATTTAACCTTAGCCCAGAAAATTAAGTTGCTTAGTTATATCGCTGCCACTTTTTTTGAAAAGGGCAATTACTTTTTTGAAGAAAACATCATTTGTCAATTAATAGCTGACTTTTTATATCTGTTACCAAATGCACCAACTGATTTAGAAGCTTTACAAGTAGATAGTAAAGCTGTGCTTAAAGCAATGGAGTTACAGCATGGATTATTAGTTGAACAAGCTAGGGGCATTTATTCTTTTTCTCATTTAACATTTCATGAATATTTTACCGCCAGATTTCTTGCTAACAGCGACCATAAAAAATTAGAACAAATTGCCGATTGTTTAATTGATAAGCGATGGTGTGAAGTTATATTGCTCACATCGGAAATTATCAAATCCTTTGAGGACTTATTCCAGCTAATCAAGCAACAAATTGATAAGTTAGCAGTTGCAGATGAAACAGTAAAACTTTTTCTCACTTGGGTAATGAACAAGTCCTCAACAGTTATTTCCAATTATCATTCGTCTGCTGTACGTGCTTTTTACTTTACCCTAGCCTTACCTCCAGATTATGCTTTATCACGTAACCAAACTCTAGCTACAGTTTTAGATAGTCATTTAACAGGAAAACTAGCTGATGATTTAGCTTTGGATTTAGCTTTAAGTCATATTTTTGCAGTTAGCATTTCTTTGACTCCAGAGCTTTTCTGCAAGCGTATATCTGCTCTCAAATTAGCTCTTGATATTGATTATTTACTACAATCACATTCATCCTTAGATGAATCGCTACAAAACCTCAAACAAGAACTGCCTAGTTCACAACAAGATAAAGAGATATTAAAAGCATGGTGGCAATCTCATGGGCAATCTTGGACAACACAGTTAAAAGAAGTAATCAAAATACATCGCCAAATGGATTGCGCTTGGCAATTTACTGAGAAACAATTACATTTAATTCAAAAATACTGGGAGGCAAACAACTTATTAGTATATTGTTTTAATACCGCTAGCAATGTTACTCCCAATTTAAAAGAAATTATTAAAGAATCTTTGATTTTACCTCCAGAACAAACAGAAATAACCACTCTAAATAATGTTTGAAATTTAAATTTTTCAGGCTGCATCAAGTTTTAAAATCAACTCAATATTGCTTTATATCTATGCGCTGTTATACCAATTCACAAGATATTTGAGACAGTCGCTACGTTGATACGCATCTGGTGCATTTTTTTCGGGAAATGGTATTACAGGAGTTTTAGAAGATTTTTGAAACATAAAAAAGGCTCAAGTAACGTAAATGTGACACTGTTACTTGAGCTATGTCTAAATCATAAACTTATGAAATTGGTACCCATTTTAACGCGAGTCTTTTTTGACCTCTCCCCCAGCCCCTATAAAGAGCTAAAAATTTAATCTGGGCGCTGTTCTGTGAGAACTTTATAAGCATAGTTGAAATCATCGGTAGTAATCTTGATTTCAGAAGGGTCTGTCAATCCTTGGGAGCGAAAACGACGAATTGCTTCTACCGCCGCTTGATTGCACAGTAAAGTTAAATCTGCACCATTCCAATCTTGGGTCATCTCTGCCCAATAGTTGAAATCCACACCGTCTAGGGGTCGTCCTTGGCTATGGACTAGGAGAATTGCCAGACGACTAGCTAAATCTGGTAAATCTACCTTCATCTGTAAATCTAAGCGTCCGGCGCGTAACAAAGCTGGGTCAAGGGCATCGGGTCGATTGGTCGCCCCAATTACTAAGATGGTGCTGCCTACTTCTATGCCATCCAACTCTGTGAGCAATTGTCCAACTACGCGATCGCTCACTCCCGAATCACCACTAAAACTGCCCCGTGCTGGAGCTAAAGTATCGATTTCATCAATAAATACAACACAAGGCTCTGCTTGACGCGCCTTGGCAAATAATTCCCGTACTGCTTGTTCACTTGCACCCACCCAACGACTGAGTAACTCTGGGCCGTTGACACCAATAAAATTAGCTCTGGCTTGGGAAGCAACGGCCTTAGCTAATAAAGTTTTTCCTGTCCCTGGCGGCCCCCACAGTAAAATGCCTTTTGGTGCTAGTGCTTTGGTTTGCAAATACAGTTCTGGATATAACAGCGCTCCTTCCACTGACTCCCGTAGGGTTTGCTTAATCGTATCCAAACCACCAATATCGTCCCAGGCGATGTGAGGAACTTCGACTTCCACGCTTCGTAGTACAGCTGGTTTGATTTCTTTGAGTGCTTGCAAAAAGTCAGCTTGGCTAACTGTCATATTCTCTGGAACTGCACTTTCAACCGAAGGCATTTGACGGCGCAGAGCAGTATAAGCAGCCTTTTGACAGAGGGCTTTTAAGTCAGCCCCCACAAATCCCACAGATCGTTCGGCGATCGCATCCAGGTCAACTGTTTCTTCCAAAGGCATGGCACGGGTGAGAATTTGCAGAATATCTCTGCGTCCTTTCACATCTGGCACACGAAACTGGACTTCCCGGTCAAATCGCCCCGGACGGCGCAAAGCTGGGTCAAGATGGTCAGGACGGTTAGTCGCAGCCAGTACAATCACACCTTGACTGTGGGAAAAACCATCCATCAGGCTTAACAGTTGGGCTACAAGACGTTTTTCTACTTCCCCTTCTACTGCACTCCGGTCAGGAGCTAAACTATCGATTTCATCAATGAAAATAATACAAGGAGCATTCTTAGCAGCCTTTTCAAAAATACCCCGCAGTCTTTGCTCGGCTTCACCATAATATTTGCTGATAACTTCCGGCCCCACCAGCGCAATATAGTTAACACCAAGTTCCTCAGCCAAACCACGAGCAGTTAGAGTTTTACCAGTGCCAGGAGGCCCAACTAAAAGTACACCCCGCGTAGGTTCCAACCCCAATTTTGCCAGGAGGTCAGGGCGTTTTAAGGGAATAGCGATTAATTCCTTAAGTTCTTTAACAACCTCACCCAGCCCGCCAACATCTTTCAAAGAATTACCAGAAGGCGCATCCGGTGGAACAACAACATCAGAACTGTCTCCATTCCCTGAATCAGAATTAGGAGAGGGTTGGGTACGAATACGGCTTGTACCAATATCATTAGCCATATTATTAGGACGCGGGATATTTCCAGTTCTAGGAATACTGCTCATAGAACGAGAGTTAATCTGGAAATCAGTCTTAATTTCTCCTTTCTCTGCTTTTTCTTCTAAAGTTTTGACTAATTCAATTAACTGTTCAAATCCCTTGAATAAATCACTCATAGCATCACTCCAAAAATCTCAAAAACCTTACTTTTTCCGCCTTTATCTTTTATTAGCAGTTAATTCCTCGACTTCAAATAAAAGACTAGCCGCGCCTTTAACTCGGTCTATAGCCTCCACCGAACGGGGTAATCCAGGTAGGCGAATCATAGTTTGTTCTGGAAATAAACTATGATCAATTTCCACTTCTGGACTATAGCGATTCTGCACTATATAACGCTGACTAACCCCCATGTTTTTTAAAGACTCTGTTAAGCGTATATGTTCAGATATGATGGCTACTTCTGACTGAATCACCCCAACAAATTGAGTATGTTGAAAATTCTTTAACTTCTTTTGTGCTTGTACAACTTGCTGACGTAAATTTCGTAAACGTCCAATGAATTCCACTCTACCCAAAACATCTTGATATTTTAGCCACAGTTTAAATATCCAAGATAACCAATCACCTAAAGCCGATGGCATTTCTAAAAATCGCAGAAGATGACCTGTTGGCGCAGTATCTAAAATGATTAAATCTTGCTGGTTACTATCTAACAAATCCATCACAGTAATTAGAGATAGCATCTCATCAATACCCGGTAAAGCTTGAGACATAATCTGTCGCCATGCCTCCGGCACATAGGCAACATTCACTGTTGTATTTGCTTGTGAACCTTCGCCACTAATCATATCTGCCAATTCCCAAAGATAATCTCTACGGAATTGTTCTAAAACTCTGTTGGCATCAATTTCTTGCCCACTTAAATTCGAGGTTAAAGATATAGGCTCATGTCCTAAATCCTTGCCAAAAGCATCTCCTAAAGAATGTGCTGGGTCTATAGAAATTACCTGAATTTTTTTATCTGGATGTTGTTGAGCAGAAGCCCAAGCTATGCCGGCGGCTACCGTTGTTTTTCCTACACCTCCTTTACCGCCAATAATAATTAATTTGCATCCTTCGTTAATAAAATCATGAAAGCTAGGTAAAACTTGAGTAGGCCATTGAATAATTGGTGGCGGCACAAGTTCAACACTGGCAATTTTTTGAATTTGGGATGCTAGAGAATCTAATGCCACCCCACCCAAGGGTTCTACTCTTTGTTGTGGTACGATAAAAACAGGCTGATTAGTATTAAGATTTAAGTACTTAGTAAGTAAATTTTGCTGTTCAGCGTAACGGTCTAGTTCTAACTCCGAATTTAGTAAAATGTGATTAATAAATAATCCAGCGTAGGGAACATCTAATGTTTCTAGGCTATTTAAAAATCGCTCGGTTTCAGAAAAACACATGGGTTCAGAAATACCCACTACCAAACAACCAGTAAATTTTTCATCTTGCAGTAAGCGTCTGCCTTCTGCTAATTGATGTTTCATCTCTACTAAAAAGTTATCGACTTCATCAGCCGTATAACTACCTTTAAAACTTTGGGTAATTACCCGATGTTTTTCTTGAAACAGTTCTAGGGAATTTAAAATAACATCTAAAAAATCTTTGAGGCGTAACAAATTTAGGGTATGACCAGAAGGAGCCATGTCTATAACTACACGATCTGCCTCATTGTCAGCTAGTAGGCGCTGAATTTCTAGCAAACCCATTAATTCATTCAAGCCAGGCCAGTTTAAATCCCATACTGGTGCTAAATCACCTCCATCAGCTAAACTGCCTCTCTCCACAAGTATTTCTAAAAAGTAACTATATTTTGCTTTAAATTCCAACAACAATTTTTGAGCATCCAACGCCTGAACACTCAAGTTAGGTAAGTCTGTTACTGCTAATGCAATATCTTTAACTTCTGATTGCAATACATCCCCTAAAGAATGTGCAGGATCTGTAGAAATTAACAGAATTTTTTCTTGAGGAAACTTTCTGGCCCAATAACGTGCAAAGCTGCAAGATATGGTAGTTTTACCAACCCCACCTTTGCCGCTAAACATAACTAGATGCAATGAATCATAGTAGTCCATCATGAAATTAAAAATTCCTTGATAAATTTATTAGTAGAAATTAAACAAAGTGATAGGGTGGTAGAGGTTCTCCCAAGATTAAATTCCAATGAGGGCATTTTTCTTGTAGCGTTAACACTTGTTTGAAGAGTAAAGTTTTATCATGGCGATCAACTAAAAGATGAAGCCGTACTTCTTCTACATAATCTTGAATGATCGCAGATGAGCGATAAACATCCATTATTAAATTGATCAGATGATTTTTCTCCCTATTTTGATCACCAATAAAGTTTTTTTGATGTTCATAATGTAGTTTTTTCGCCAAAAAGTAATCTCTGCCATTTCCCCCTGATACCTTAGCGAGTTCTTCAAATTTACGAGGAATGAGCTTTAAAGTATATTCAGTTTTTCCTTGAATATGATCGAGTTTCTTTTGATATTCCTGAGCATGAGACTCTATATGATTTAGTAATGTCTCTTCGGAATTGAAATAAGTGCCAAAACGTAGAGGTAAAACTGTTGTCTGCTGAGATAGCTCACAAATGACGCGATCGTGAGCTAAAACCATCTTGATAACTTCCTCGTCATTATTTTGGCTAGATTCTAAGGATATTCCCGGTTCCACGACGGCTGAGAGCTTATGGCCATGAATCAGGAGTAATTGACCCAGATTGCCAGATGGTAGACGTAAAGGAATATCAGGAGTATTTAGAAAAGCATAAGTGTAAAAATTTGGCGATCGCATTATTCCACCCAGGTAAAAAAACTTAAATATTCTATTTTATTGCTGCCAGAACAAATATCTTGTCATAGAAATATAAAAACATCTGAATTTGATTAAACTATTTACATCTTTAAAATCTTAGTTATAATGCTATCAATTATTCAGGTATTTCCAATGACAAAAGTACGTAATCGGGGCATAATCAGACCTAAAATCACTACAATGCCTAGAAATAAATCTGAGGCTTCCAGTCAATTAGAACTTTACAAATTAGTAACAGAACAACAGAGAATTAAACAAGAGTTGGCTTTTATCGAACAGAGGACAGTACTACTTAAGCAACGATTATCTACGCTTAAAACCCAGATAGAAGGTACAGAAAGGAGTATTAATCATTTGCGTCATTCTGAGCTAAAATATTCTCGGATAGCACTACCAAAAATATTCAGTGAAACTAATAATTACCAAGCATTTGATATCGAATATTAAACTATTAACCCGCGAAAGCGGGTTTTTAATAGTTTAATTTAACTGATTAAGTAGCTAAGTGTACATAAATCAAAGTTTGTAAGAAAAACTTGTCCCTGAGCGCTGCAAATCAAAATAACACTTAATCAAGGTGATAAAACTAAATCCTCTTTATCTTCGTATTCCTCGCTAAATCTAGATTGGTCTTGATAAACTGGATTTTCTTCAGATGCTAATATAAAAATAGGTTGCACATCTAAATCATCATCTTCCTCAGACTCTGCATTGAGGCGCTCTTCTGCTTCTAAAGCTTGAATTTTCAAGAGAATCTCTTCTTCTTGTATATCAAATTCTTCTTCAGAAATTTCACCCATATCAAATTTTAATTGCAGACTTAATAATTGCTTATGTAGATTTTCTTGAGCATCAAATTCAGTATTGGTACGTTCTTGAATTTGTTCTCCAATCCACATAAGTCCATTAATTGGCCCCATAACAGGCAATAACAAGATTTTACCTAGCATTGTATAACTCCTATCAAGAAATTTGAGCAAATGTATAAGGTGCTGTAAAGTTGTTGTAGCGAATGCGTAAACGTTCATCGAATTTGTGATCAATAGATTCGACTTGTTGGCTAAATATAGATTCGTTTTCCCAAGGGATCAAAAATGCCGCATTATAAATCATGTCTTCTGTCATTGGATCACTTTCAATAACCTCATCTGCTAAGGGTTTTAGCTCATCAAAAAAGACTTGAATTATAGATTCCTTGCGACTTAGTAAATTACTTTCAATTAATTGTCCAATGTGTATTACCTCCTCCATACTTAATGCCTTTCCTTCCATTTGGTCGCGCTTCTGCTTTAAGTCTTGATGAGAATCCATCATTGCTTGTAATTCAGCTTTGCTATCCCAAAAAATCTTCACACTAACCTCCCGTCTCCCAGCTAATTTCTGGAATAGCTCTCTTAATTGTGCTTTATATGGTTGAAGTAGTTGTGTAACTACCGTTTCCCAATTTTTGACAACTAATCCAAAACGCAAGGGTAACAAAGTTCTAAATCCAGCGTGCATCGCTTGTTCTAACACCTTTTCATGGCTGATTAAATTCCGCCGAGATGCTAAATATTTTTCTTGTTTTGCTTCTGAATATAAAAACGTAAATCCATCAATAATTTGACTATAGACCAGTTGAGAATCCAATCCTTGAAGAGTAACTGTTTCTGGGATTGGGTCGGGAAAAATACCGTATAGATAAAGACCAGAACTCATAAAATTCAAAATTCAATTAGGGTGAGAATTGCCCGTGATGCGTAGATTAAGGTGGGTATTACCCACCTGACTTTCCTCTGTTCTCTTTTACTTATAATTACAACGGTCTTGAGGTTAAAACTAAGCGCAATTTAGCGTGAATGAGATTGAGTTGAGCTAAACCTAAATCTATTTCACCATCTACAACAATTCCTGTGTTTAATAGACGGTCTAGCAGTTCCAGCACAGAAGGTTTATTTCCTATCTCACCCGGATAATAAGATCCTGGGGAAGGTAAAAGAGTACCAACATCACCTAAATTTATATTTAAGTCTGCGGGTTCAATCTCAAAAATATGACACAGATTTAGAACTTGTTCTTCTAGTTTTTGCAAACTTTCACTTGCTTGTTCTAGCTCAGATTCGCTAAGACAGTCCTGTTCCATGCGCCGAATTACTTGTGCCTCCATCAGCTGGCGTATTAGTTCCACTACAGTCAAAAGTAAAGGAGCTAAACCTGCTTTGCTGTTAGCTTTAGAAGTGGTAGGTAGCAAATTAGGGGACTTTTCAACTGGAGTACAAACCATTGTCATGATGCTATCTACCTTTTCTAAATTTCTTGAATTCGATTCAATCCAGGCTAATCCCAATTCAAAATCCAGAAAATTGCTATAAATTTAACCTGGGTTACTTGGGGATTTCCAGAATCTGACTAAGCCTCAAGTTGGGAGTTATCTCCTTCTTGACTATTTACTTCATACATTGGTTGTAAATCTTCTGGATTGTTAGCTGTTAATGTCGTTTCTTCTTTCGCCGCAGACGTGAGTAAACGTAGTTGTGTTTCTAGACTTTCTAGCCGTTGTTGCAGTTGTTGGTTTTCTTCAACTAAGCGTTGCGATTTGCTACTGAGATAGGGGTCATTTTCCCACCAATTGATACCCATCTCACGGGCTTTATCAACTGAAGAAATTAACAGGCGAATCCTAATATGTATGAGTTCAGTTGAGGCAATAGATATAGAAATATCACCAGCAATCACAATACCTTTATCCAAAACTCTTTCGAGAATATCCGCTAAGGTAGAACCTTGTGTAGAAGTGGGAATTACTCGATTTGAGTTAGTCTGAGGACGTGTTGGGTGTATGGGGGTAGTAGTCACGATTGATTCGGCTCTTCAATGGTATATACATGATTGTTCTTGCTTACTAAGCCTTTCTGCTCTAAAGAGTTGAGAGCATTGGTGGCTACAGTCCGGCTGAGTTCAAATTCCTGTTGAACTAGAGCTAAGGCTGCACTCTTGTACTGTTGTAAGTAGAGATAAATTTCCTGCTCAAATGGAATAGAATCTTCTACACCTGGTTGTTCGAGAACTTCAGAATCAAGAGTACCAAAATGAGAATCGATGATGGTGGGAAACCCGCCTTCTGCGATCGCATCTGTATCCTCTGGTATAATACTGTTCTTGAACTCCTCTATTTGCTGTAAGTCTAGATGGTTCAGTAATTCGAGGAAAATCGTTGCAGCTTCGCTAGCAGACCAATTCGTACGGTTGAACAACACATCTGCACAGATTTCTCGAAAATCAGAGCTTTGTGGCGAAACTAAAATATTGTGTTCGGCACATACCTTAGCAATCATCAAACAAGACCGCAAGCCAGAAGTCTTCTCCCCACCTGTACGTGAGCGAAATGCTTTTACTAATCGCACGATTAACAGAGCATCTGCTCTATTGAGTGCGGTTTTTTGAGCTAATATCTCGGTTTGAGTTAGCTCATCCGGCTCTGGCATATTAATAGTTACCAACCGATCCATTAAAGCATCCTGAGTCGAGTGGACTCCGCAGTACTCTTCTGGATTAGAAGTAAAAATAGCTCGAAATTGGGGATTAACGTGCAAGTATTCTGGCTGATTACTACTAGGAGGAAGAGTCAGAATCTTTTCTTCTAAAGCTGAGAGTAACACGTTATTTACTTCTGGTCTAGAACGGTTAAATTCATCGTAGACCAAGGTGAAACCTTCTCTACAAGCTAGAGTTAGTCTAGAATCAACCCAATTTTGTTTAAATTCATCTTCGACTTTAAGAACACTGTGAATGTAATTGTCCAGTAACTTTTTATGGGTATAACCGGATTCACTACCAATCAAATCAGAACTTTTAAATTCATCATCTCCGAAAATCAACATGATTGGTCGATCCAAACAGTTAGCCAAGTGCATGGCTAAAGTCGTTTTCCCTGTACCGGCTGGGCCTCGTAAGTGAATAGCAAATCCTGATGTGAGATAACGTAACGCCCGAATTGCTACCTGCTCAATTGCAGGTGTAACGACAAATTGACCGGGACGGACGCGCAGAACAGCTCTTTTCTTGTTATTTGCAGTCAGAGTCATAGATTAGGATGATGAACAATTACTTTGCCAGACAAAAAAATTAGATCCTCAATATTGCAATTCGTAACTTTGATATGCTACGATTGGTAAATAAGGTATCAATAACGAAAGCTCATTTTATTAGTTCCCAAAAGTGAACTAAATAAACAACCTCTAGTCTCGATAACTTCCTTGCAATAAATTAATAGATAGCATAGGATATCTAAAGTTTTATACTAAAACTCATTGTTGAATCTGCCCCCTTTTCTGACCAGTTGTTTAACTGTAAGATTAGGGGGTTTTACTATTTAGTCTAATTCGCCAACAGATTACCAATTCTCGAAAATAGATCTACAAATGGGTAGCACGGAGCAGGAGAAACCGATCTGTAGACTTAAATTTTAGAGAAAGGGTGTTAACTCCTTTAGTTAGAGTTTTGACTGATGACTAAAATGTGCCAAAAATACTAGCAAACAAATCCTTACGAAATTGTTGCAGATATTGACTTTGTGCTTTGGCTTGCTCAGTTCTGTTTTTTGCTGTTTCTGCTAGAAACTCTTGGGTGGTCTGTTCTAGATTTTGGTGAAACTTATGCAAAAAATTTGCCTGTGCTTCAGCTTGAGCAACCCTTTGTGTTGTGGTTTCTGTTAAAAACTCGTGGGTTGTCTGCTCCAGATTTTGGTGGAACTGATGTAGCTGTTGCGCTTGCTGTTTGGCTTGCTCTTGTCTGTGTGCTGTTGTAGCGGACAAGAATTCATGAGTCTCTCTAAATAGTTGAGTTACTTCCTCAGCTATCGACCGATGCTCTTGCCGGATTCTTACCATTAAAGCCGTCATGAGGTTCTCCGCAATATTATGACAATCGTCAATTAACTACATTTACTGGATAACGGCTATCCAATAAATGTAGCTAAAACAATACTTATACTTACGCTTTGTCCCTTGATAAATCTGATTGGAAAGCATCAAAATACTTGCCAAAAACAGATTATAAACCAGAATTATTTAAGTAATAATTCTGATTTTTTACACCTACTTAATAATTAAGCAGGCATAGCGGCGGATTGTGTTAGACCTACAGCTTCTGCATATTTCAGGTAGGTTTCAACGGAAGCAATGACGATACGAGCTTCGATTGCAAGTAGTTCAATACCAACTAGAGAAACACGTACCCAAGCATCTACGACGATACCTTTATCTAAGATACGGTCAATAACTTCTGCCAAGCTTGAAGAAGAATTGGTTTTTTCGACTGCCATGATTTTGTACCTTAAGCTATTGTTGTGTTTACATTTATCTGGTCGGGAGTAGAATATCTTAATTTCCTATTAAGAATTAAGATATTCTCGAATCTACTTAATAATTAAGCAGGCATAGCGGCGGATTGTGTTAGACCTACAGCTTCTGCATATTTCAGGTAGGTTTCAACGGAAGCAATGACGATACGAGCTTCGATTGCAAGTAGTTCAATACCAACTAGAGAAACACGTACCCAAGCATCTACAACGATACCTTTATCTAAGATACGGTCAATAACTTCTGCCAAGCTTGAAGAAGAATTAGTTTTTTCGACTGCCATTATTTTAGACCTTAACTCATTGTTGATTGTTTTAGTATTAAGCTCGGCGTTCGCTTTACTCGCTACTGAATTAATATTAGACACAGGTTTTTCGGATGTAAATACTTTGCAAGTATAAAAAGCTTTAAAAAATGTAAAGACGAAAATAATTTAACACTAAATGAGAGTTTTAATGTTGATTATATGTTTATTTTGCATAGGTTTTTATGCGAATGTAAGTTTTAAATTGCAACATTGTTTGTTTTGTATACTTTGACGTAAACTTTAAAAATTAGTCAGGCTTTACAATTATTTTCCGGAAAAATATAAGTTTGTGGTGTCACCTTTCTTTGACGGGTAATTTAATCAGTAAATACACAGTAATTTTTTCTAAATCTGTTTTTTAAATTAGGTAGTATTGCTATTACTTAAAT comes from the Nostoc sp. PCC 7120 = FACHB-418 genome and includes:
- a CDS encoding gas vesicle protein GvpG; this translates as MLGKILLLPVMGPINGLMWIGEQIQERTNTEFDAQENLHKQLLSLQLKFDMGEISEEEFDIQEEEILLKIQALEAEERLNAESEEDDDLDVQPIFILASEENPVYQDQSRFSEEYEDKEDLVLSP
- a CDS encoding ArsA family ATPase, which translates into the protein MMDYYDSLHLVMFSGKGGVGKTTISCSFARYWARKFPQEKILLISTDPAHSLGDVLQSEVKDIALAVTDLPNLSVQALDAQKLLLEFKAKYSYFLEILVERGSLADGGDLAPVWDLNWPGLNELMGLLEIQRLLADNEADRVVIDMAPSGHTLNLLRLKDFLDVILNSLELFQEKHRVITQSFKGSYTADEVDNFLVEMKHQLAEGRRLLQDEKFTGCLVVGISEPMCFSETERFLNSLETLDVPYAGLFINHILLNSELELDRYAEQQNLLTKYLNLNTNQPVFIVPQQRVEPLGGVALDSLASQIQKIASVELVPPPIIQWPTQVLPSFHDFINEGCKLIIIGGKGGVGKTTVAAGIAWASAQQHPDKKIQVISIDPAHSLGDAFGKDLGHEPISLTSNLSGQEIDANRVLEQFRRDYLWELADMISGEGSQANTTVNVAYVPEAWRQIMSQALPGIDEMLSLITVMDLLDSNQQDLIILDTAPTGHLLRFLEMPSALGDWLSWIFKLWLKYQDVLGRVEFIGRLRNLRQQVVQAQKKLKNFQHTQFVGVIQSEVAIISEHIRLTESLKNMGVSQRYIVQNRYSPEVEIDHSLFPEQTMIRLPGLPRSVEAIDRVKGAASLLFEVEELTANKR
- a CDS encoding NACHT domain-containing protein; the encoded protein is MAKRSLQASDEGIRKAKRAFNHKGWTQEYLASQVGLDSRQPIWKFFSGKPVARHIFHEICFSLALNPEEIVQTPEFEPDEHLETQQILEGQNSTVIESLVTKIRAAHSEKIQNQCGTIRLLDVARTVELDELFIEVNVLEEITNQRWLDISELQKSDNKALNEFVLEEVTTKKITGLQAIEKFSKLFVFGNPGAGKTTFLQSIATLCNQGKFQPQRVPIFISLKDFAENIDYDDKNPLLSYLIEELSICKIAQQEVEELLHKGKVLILLDGLDEVADKYTDKINKTISTFLDIFYKNVVIISCRIAFRHQKFKGFAEVQISKFTKSQISDFANKWFAAFAKNNTRLKKTLASKFIDKITLPENRLIQNLASTPILLNLTCLVFQYLGDFPTKRSEIYQQGLELLLVRWDEAKGIKRDEVYANLTLAQKIKLLSYIAATFFEKGNYFFEENIICQLIADFLYLLPNAPTDLEALQVDSKAVLKAMELQHGLLVEQARGIYSFSHLTFHEYFTARFLANSDHKKLEQIADCLIDKRWCEVILLTSEIIKSFEDLFQLIKQQIDKLAVADETVKLFLTWVMNKSSTVISNYHSSAVRAFYFTLALPPDYALSRNQTLATVLDSHLTGKLADDLALDLALSHIFAVSISLTPELFCKRISALKLALDIDYLLQSHSSLDESLQNLKQELPSSQQDKEILKAWWQSHGQSWTTQLKEVIKIHRQMDCAWQFTEKQLHLIQKYWEANNLLVYCFNTASNVTPNLKEIIKESLILPPEQTEITTLNNV
- a CDS encoding AAA family ATPase, coding for MSDLFKGFEQLIELVKTLEEKAEKGEIKTDFQINSRSMSSIPRTGNIPRPNNMANDIGTSRIRTQPSPNSDSGNGDSSDVVVPPDAPSGNSLKDVGGLGEVVKELKELIAIPLKRPDLLAKLGLEPTRGVLLVGPPGTGKTLTARGLAEELGVNYIALVGPEVISKYYGEAEQRLRGIFEKAAKNAPCIIFIDEIDSLAPDRSAVEGEVEKRLVAQLLSLMDGFSHSQGVIVLAATNRPDHLDPALRRPGRFDREVQFRVPDVKGRRDILQILTRAMPLEETVDLDAIAERSVGFVGADLKALCQKAAYTALRRQMPSVESAVPENMTVSQADFLQALKEIKPAVLRSVEVEVPHIAWDDIGGLDTIKQTLRESVEGALLYPELYLQTKALAPKGILLWGPPGTGKTLLAKAVASQARANFIGVNGPELLSRWVGASEQAVRELFAKARQAEPCVVFIDEIDTLAPARGSFSGDSGVSDRVVGQLLTELDGIEVGSTILVIGATNRPDALDPALLRAGRLDLQMKVDLPDLASRLAILLVHSQGRPLDGVDFNYWAEMTQDWNGADLTLLCNQAAVEAIRRFRSQGLTDPSEIKITTDDFNYAYKVLTEQRPD
- a CDS encoding GvpL/GvpF family gas vesicle protein; translated protein: MSSGLYLYGIFPDPIPETVTLQGLDSQLVYSQIIDGFTFLYSEAKQEKYLASRRNLISHEKVLEQAMHAGFRTLLPLRFGLVVKNWETVVTQLLQPYKAQLRELFQKLAGRREVSVKIFWDSKAELQAMMDSHQDLKQKRDQMEGKALSMEEVIHIGQLIESNLLSRKESIIQVFFDELKPLADEVIESDPMTEDMIYNAAFLIPWENESIFSQQVESIDHKFDERLRIRYNNFTAPYTFAQIS
- a CDS encoding GvpL/GvpF family gas vesicle protein; translated protein: MRSPNFYTYAFLNTPDIPLRLPSGNLGQLLLIHGHKLSAVVEPGISLESSQNNDEEVIKMVLAHDRVICELSQQTTVLPLRFGTYFNSEETLLNHIESHAQEYQKKLDHIQGKTEYTLKLIPRKFEELAKVSGGNGRDYFLAKKLHYEHQKNFIGDQNREKNHLINLIMDVYRSSAIIQDYVEEVRLHLLVDRHDKTLLFKQVLTLQEKCPHWNLILGEPLPPYHFV
- a CDS encoding gas vesicle protein, whose translation is MPRNKSEASSQLELYKLVTEQQRIKQELAFIEQRTVLLKQRLSTLKTQIEGTERSINHLRHSELKYSRIALPKIFSETNNYQAFDIEY